CTGTGTATCCATAACTACCTAATAAACCAATAATTATTAATACCGCCATAAACTTCCCACCGACTAAAACAAAATAAACCCCAACAAGGGCTGCAACGCTAAAGCAAAAATAAGCAAGTTTTAAAGTTTGTTGTGGAGATATTTCTTTTTGGACAAGCATACCTGTTGAAGAACCAGGAATATCAACACCTTCCATATAATCAAAATAATCATTAATAGTGTTAGTAGCACCATGAACCATAATACCACCAAGTATCGTTAATATAAATATCCCGGGATGAAAAAACCCTTCATAATAGGCAAAAACACCTCCGAAAATAACGGGGACAAGAGAGGCTGTAAAGGCCCATGGCCGGGTAGCTTTAAAATATAATTTAAAATTTTTATAATTCATCCAAACACCTCACGATATACTTACTGATATCTTCCATTATATCCTTTTTCTAAATTTTAAATACATAAAATATGCTTAAAACAAAAAAAGCGAATCAACTACAGTATTATACTGTGTTAATTCGCTTAATATAACTTAAAATTCTATTATGACCTTTATTCTTATTATTCTTTAATAATATTAGAAACTCTAGTTCCAACATCAATTCCTTCTGCTTGCGGATCTATAACTATAAGATCTCCACTCTCCAAGCCATCTGTGATAACTACATCCTGCCTGGTTTCTAAACCTTTACTAACCTCTCTAACTTCTATTATCCCGTCCTCTACAACAAAAACAGCATCTTCGCCCTCATAAGAAAACATTGCACTATTTGGAACAACCAGTTGATCTGACAGTTCCTGTGTTGTAAATTCTACATCTAGTTTGTACCCAGGCGCAACATAGAGATCTTTTGGTATCTCAGGTAATATAGTTATTTTCACCCTTTCTTCTTCGAGTCCAAGAGGCGAAAGATCTTCTCGAGCATACGGAGCTATATCTTTAACTTTTCCTGTAAACTCCTTATCCTCACCACTCAGTTCTAAAGTCAAATTCACTTCCATATTTTCTGTTATATCATAAACATCACGAGTTAAAACTCTGGTTTCTAATCTATAATCACCATTATAAAATAAATTCATCGCTGGTACCTCTGGACTAATTGTACTTCCTTCTTTTGCTTCTAGGTCAGTTATTATTCCGGTTTGTGGGGCATAAATACGATAGTAATTTTCTTTTTGGTGACTTATAAAGTTTATTTGTGAATTGATAGCACTTTTCCTAGCTTCTAAAATCTCTTTACTACCTGCTTGTGGCTCGTAGGAT
The Natranaerofaba carboxydovora genome window above contains:
- a CDS encoding efflux RND transporter periplasmic adaptor subunit, which translates into the protein MKKKWKIILGAALLIVAAGIITVQAIGGDEVEVKKLDYKDVKESFSEEGVVKSPEEGTVHSMVSTRVDELKVEEGDRVQKGELLIVLDDSELDYSINELRANLRAIDGEAKKLEQEPGDAELESLDLGVKHAKEGKEYAKNNYERIKSLYDSGFVSEQELEEADNLVNEAVYNLENQKKNIELIEESYEPQAGSKEILEARKSAINSQINFISHQKENYYRIYAPQTGIITDLEAKEGSTISPEVPAMNLFYNGDYRLETRVLTRDVYDITENMEVNLTLELSGEDKEFTGKVKDIAPYAREDLSPLGLEEERVKITILPEIPKDLYVAPGYKLDVEFTTQELSDQLVVPNSAMFSYEGEDAVFVVEDGIIEVREVSKGLETRQDVVITDGLESGDLIVIDPQAEGIDVGTRVSNIIKE